From the Lycorma delicatula isolate Av1 chromosome 4, ASM4794821v1, whole genome shotgun sequence genome, the window tttataataatgtCACACGCATCCTTCTGGTATTTATTTAACGACAAGAATTTATAAATAGGCGAGCCAAAAATGGATGTATTCGTTAAAAACTCAACTTCTTCTTGTTTTAAAACAGCTAGCGATTGtaagaaaaagatacaaaaaaataattccaaatgtcacctaaaaaagaaaacaggCCTGCGAAGAACTGAAAGCcgtcttatattaaaaataagtatcattttgaaaaggatataaatgaaaatttacaactggatattaaaaaactgaaatgattAATCATGTCTAAAAGATGTTTCACTTTGAATCTCACCGCAAAAAAACAGTCTCTACCAAGAGACTGTAATGGCTTTAGAGTCGGAAATATCTGAACGCAAGTCTGAAAATGAGAAACTAAGGAAAAAGTCAGGAAGCCTAAAAAAGTAGTCgaagttaataaaagtaattctcagctaataaaaaaagtagagaaGTTAAGTTCCGATTTATTGGCTAGCAATAAAAGGTCGGATAAATTACAGGAGCAAGTATCATTATACAGAACTGTTACGCCTGACTTACAAGCTTGAATCTTATCACGTGAAAAACTAATTGATGAAATGAAGCTGAACGAAAAAAGATATCTTGAGTTTTTCACTGTGCACAAAAACtgtgatgaaataaaatacaggttagaagaattacgaaaaataatataattgtaaaccaggaaaatggaattataaagaattatattaataattcacataAAGAGATTGCTACCAGTGAAaagttctttttcaatttaagaaGACTTAACTATAATGGAAATGAAATCATGAATAAGTTCAAAATACAAGAAGATTTAGAGTTAAGCTTTCAGCTGCACGATCAGGTTTTCCATCCAGGCTATCCTGacctcaaaaaagttaaaaatactgttacagATTCATTTACCTTTGAAGAAGATAAATCTTCTGATTCAGGCTTCGAAGAAGATATTCATTTTGATGCAAGCACACCTAACTTCAAAGAACATAATAATTCTGATCCAGGCTCACCATTCGtcatgtattaatttttgtaaataatttcattttgttttcttattttaatttcatcttaattttttgttgtgtttctTTCCTGTTAAATTTGATTCTGTTTTTTGCtatgttttcattataattgtttttaaaaaaaaaaaatgatgcattaaataagacattaaaaaaataaacttagtttttatttataatataacaaagatCACCTTTTATATTgcgtaataaaattaagttattcctTTTAGGTATTTATAAAAGAGTCTCCCTGCTGGGGAATGAATAAAAGAATACTTTCCTGATGTTTctcaaaacgaaaaaataaaaaatagatttaaataaattgtaaatacagAGGAAGAGGCTGAACACCAGATAGAATCATTGGCCTCTATCGCAGCGAAAATTGGACTTCAGTTCTCGTACAAGCAGACAGAAGCAATGTTCACTAGAAAGACACAGCAGAAACATTTGGAAATCAATGGTCGCAGAATTAAAatagtatgaaaatttaaatatttagatgaatccatcacatggaatctaaacgagaaaataaagaaaggcaAGAAAGAGCACACAGACTAGTAATGGCACAAGTGGTCACACGAAACACCTATAACAAGAAATGCATCTCCAAACAAGCCAAGATAAGATACTATAATACGGTGATCAAACCGGTAGTaatgtatggaagtgaaacactgggtcaaatcaagatagcatcgagaactgaaaaattagccaaaatagaaagaaggatTGTAAGGTCCTGTATTGGCGGGGTAAACTTGGTGGAAGGAAAGTGGAGATTACTCCCAAACCGTAAAATCTATGAGGTCGTTAaaccaattacagaagaaataagaaagaagagaaaaaaattctttagccACCTATTGCATTTGGAGGAATCAAAGAAAAGTAAACAACTCTTGGAAAgattgctaaagctaaaaacACTACCAGTGTGGCTCACTGAGgtgcttcaagacatcaaagaagcatgcattgcactgcaagatctcagaacaggatctggaaattataacaacttgcccggtgttaaaatttgcagaaaagcctaaaaagagaacggggacggtttggacagaggaatggaaaagggatttttccaggaaaatgaagactattggaagataagaaagactaaacataaatgactaattggtccttctggcagcaaaaaaaaaaaatgtaaatctgtgAAAAGAGCAACCAAAAATCAATgctctaaaatccaaaaaataatttttgtcagacAGATGtatggtatgtatgtatgttggcctgtaacATATATCTCTGTAACATATAACTCTGAAGCCGGGTTGacagattttctttataatttgtaaacagGTCTTATCCCCTGGaggcaaatattaaatttttgcaaaaatttgggAAAAGAGGTGGGGGTGGGGATTGGTGTTTTGaccaaaatgtttattgttttccaaaaatattcatgtaatattcactcctttccaaaaaaaaaaataaatgactagaTAAATCAtatttcagaaaaacgttttttgcatcTATTATATCGTAatccttcaaaccactataaaacattttttctcaacCCATCTCTAGTGGtcgatggatttaaattttaaataaattaaaaaaaaaattatcttgcatGTTACACACtgcatttaaaattcaaaattttattagtcaAAACTTatcaacacttttttatttaaaattatggttgtatctttgtacaaaaaccttttcttaatttattatcatcatttaggtattatcttaaaaattatgttgagtATGGTGgccccaaaaagaaaaaatgtcttcgcaatttcagattttttttaatcctgacttttttattttgtttcagcttACTATGGAATGACATTTAACACTTTTTCTAATGTCCTATactctttccttttcctgtttaagTTTTTAACTGGTCCTTTCCTTGAATTATTCtgttactacttttattttgttttcgtcTTCATAGAAAACTtcttacagaaatttataatttttcttgattaattcctgattttttaattccagaatttctagttttttttttgtttaaattgtgttGACTggcacagacttcaaaaataaatatttgttgcaaatacttttactttagttatatattttatttaatatatttaagttacaatATGTTTTAGTGGCATCTAGTActttatattacacacacacattatgtttttatatatatataattaaaataagggtAAGCGTACTAAATATGCTACTCAAATGAGACGACGTTTAAACAAAAGTTGCCAAGAAGGAATGATagtttaaggaaaaatagagaaagaaatgccgTGAATATTTCCGCACAAACTTCTCAACAACAAAAATGTAGATTCTCACAAATGAGAACGTACAACAGTCGattcttatgaaattaaaatctagAAAATTGTGCTTATCATGTCAGTTTAACACAAACGTTTGTCAAATGAAACGCAAGAGAAATGTTCTCACTGCCTTAGCTTTATATAAGAGGAAGGAGAGTTAGTCATAAAAGAACCCATTCAGTTCACTTCTGATATTCAATTGTAAGTAGGGTGGCGGCCCATCCTGCTGAAAAATTAAACCTCGTGTATCCTGTTCCAGATGATGGATTTCTGTGGACTTGTACAAAAATTTTGCACACACTCTACACTTTTCACTTATTGGTAAATGGCTGGTTGACTTTCGCTTATAGATGTATCCCCTTGCTTTAAATATAGAATACCACTCTTACGGATACGCAGCTCACTGGATGCATCTTCACCAAACTTCCTTCTAAAAATGTTGCAGAGTGATAACAGACTAGCAGATGTGAAAATCCAGTACACAATCTTCCTGTATTCATTGGCAgctattttctttcttatcatcCTAGTAATGAAATTGATAACTACACTACAACTGTACCAACCACTGGAAATTTTTGACTTTTCCTTTCCATTGATGCTACTTTCATGTGTTGagtgttattaaatgtaaataattcaagTTTGTTATCGGAAATATCATTTGTAATAATCctgtactaaaattaaaaactttgtttggTTATTCCTTGCTTTTGTTGAGCATCttggctttaaaatttaaatttaaaagatttaagaataatcaaacaagtaattttaatttaataaagatttatttttaaaaaaccaataaaattaaaatttcttacaataacttttatagctcttgaaaaagaacaaaaacataaaacagtcTCAACGTTAAACTTTTCACATGTATAAGCaatcagttttttgtatttaactataaaaaatacttttatataaacatatgaaaaaaaaattcataattctggttatgtttaacaataaaaaaaataatttattgtaaaagtataaaaaatagagcttaaaataatcgaattgaaaaatgaattgacTAATGTAGCTAGGAAAGTTATGAAATTAAGctgggaaatatttttattaagaaagttcaaaaaattttcatattattttaaaattcatgttaaCAGCTGGTATTCACATATGACTTTGAATTATGTTAGaattcaaatttctaaaaaaagaaaagtcaataAAAGGTTGTAATATTGTTTAGATGTTTGCATAAATGTTcaacagaatatatttaatttttaaaactgtgatttttcatgtgatattcatttaaatgatatttcacaCTTGCAATCATAAAATTACACTTGAAATATGGAAtatctttttatgaattaatgattCACTATTTTTACAACTGATTTAAACAAGCGTgtgtaacaaaatttacatttgagacttactttttaattaattttgttcttttctaaGAAAGTTATTGATCGGGAAATAATGTCATTTACacttattaaacataaatgaggtctgtaaataaagtaatgagactattttttttttgcagccaaaGTAATAACACTGTAAAGTGTTATCATTAAACaaatggttatatgaacagctgatttatttttggtttattgttgccacatgaagatgtaaacaaactttttgtgaaacaaggTTTTgctgtgtgttacaaaaatgattgacactaattatgagcaacgttgtgcaatcaagttttgtgttaaactctgtgagaatgctactgaaactttttcaaaattgaaaagtacgtatggagatgacgcttcGTTaggagcccaagtttttaggtgatttaaagtattttcagatggctaggaatcagttgcggacgatagATGCTCTGCAAGaccattaatgtcaaaaagtgatgacaatgttaagcgaatcagagacttgatacggtatgacCGGCGATTAACTATAAGAATTATTACAGAACAACTGAATTTGTTACTTAAGTACTTATGTACAAGTACTTAAATAAGTACTTACTTATAGTACTTGTAAGTACGTATCTACTTACAAGTACATAAGTAACAAGTACAGGTTACTTACTAACAAGTAgaacaaaactaaataagtaattcttaaaaacaaaatttaataatactgtacatcaaataatacactaacttcatacaaacatttaaaaaacaatacaaacacttcttctaaattttatactGCGTACCATTAGTAAATCTTATAAGTTATATAAGTATAAactattatgaagaaaattttacagaaatttcttctttatgaacaataacatgtttttctaatctatcttttctattaaaagacttttgacaaaaatcacATGTAAATTTCTTCTGTCCAGTATGAATAGAAAGATGTGACTTCAGATGACAACTCTGGTTAAAAGACAATTGACAAAAATTACACGAGAATTTTTTCTCACCGGTATGAATGGAAAGATGTGCCTTTAAAACACGATTCTGATTAAACgactttaaacaaatattacatgtaaattttttctccCCAGTATGAATTATAAGATGTTTTGTCAAATTGCTActgttattaaaagattttaaacaaatattacatataaattttttctctccAGTATGAACTGTAAGGTGTTTCTTcaaattactactattattaaaagcctttaaacaaatattacacgtAAATTTCTTCTCACCTGTATGAATTATAAGGTGTTTCtttaaattaccattattattaaaagatttttcacaagtgttacatttaaatcttttttcaccgatatgaatagaaaaatgtctgtttaaatcACCGCTTCGATAAAATGACTTTCGACATAATGTACAATGGTAACTTTTTTTCCCGATATGAATATTATTGTGATGCATCagattatattttgatttgaatgttTTTTCACAATGATTACACGTATATTTCTTAgcatcattaatattttgtttattacactccACTAATCTATcgcttacatcattattattaattcttatatcgtgttcaaattctaatgttttatcattattaaatccaTCACTACTAACGCTgtcgattttatttaataatttacgtaGGCGATTACGTAAAACGTTATCTTTACACTTCCTGAGTCATATATTTCGTATTCTGAATATTATCCTCAACATTTTCTAGAACTGAATCGTCAATTGTCTTATCAGCAAGAtcctaaaataaaagatatatattatattcaagagaaaaaaaaagtaaaaataagcaaTGAATAACACAGAATAAGATGAATCAATCTAAATTAAACTTActgtaaacaccaaaaataaacagaaaaaggacatcaaaaacttttataaacagtaCCAAAAAGACTGTTAAGATGATAAAATTCTCCATTAATCATCTAAAAAGGAGATACAAACTTAATTTATGCACAtaatgtgtgtgtattatatatatatataattatgagaacaaaaaaattaaattatatttcataaaatattaaatttatctgttatgcacaaaaacttaaataacaatgcttaattaacttataattccACAAAGTAATTCAAAACATAagattttccaataaattatgcttgtattatttttgttcgaTACAAGGTTGGGGAGGAAAAATCAATTCAATTTGTTAATCTTCAATGTCCAACAACATTCCTAAATATAGACAAAACCCACCCACCACTCTTGCCAACTTACTACTCTCttctcaaatttatattaaaaattttacatcaatcCACATAATTTTCAGCACTTCATATTTATATGAGTGCAGCATTGtactccacatcagatttttaagtataatttttcagttattataaaattaatttttttcatacgttcCTGGCTTGCACAACTCTACttttgaaatcatgtttaaaaaaatatttctgctaaaacattttaactaggtaaataatattttaagtaaaagaaacaggaattttagattaaattctgtttcatctctttcattataaattttttatatttggtgtaATGCTGATAGATGGTCATCCTGAACATTCACCATCATCAGCACATACTtgaccatttttaaaaatcaatcgtaGATCTGTGTTTGGCCAAAAGCATCATAACTGAATATCTGCACTAACATTGTGCGAGTTTCTGCcactattttatcaaaataaatacagaaatatttctaattgtcatgcattattttatatacaggtgattacaaataaaatatacacattcaacagatttattaaaaatttatttttaagagatgaGATGATTACTTtaagttcatatttataaatgttacaaatggtGTACACGACAGATATCAACATGGTTGTTGAATTCATTCCAAACACGTGGAAGCATATATTGGTCAATGGTAGCAACAGCATTTCTAATACGTTATATTAAGTTGCCGATATCAACAGGAAGGGGCGGTACAAAAACTTTGTCTTTTACATAACCCCATAAAAAGTAGTTGCAAGGTGTCAAGTCTGGACTACTTGGTGGCCAACACTTTTACCGTATGGTGATTTACCAAATTTTGTTCTGAAATGCCATTACACAGCAGTAACAGAGTATGTTTTGGCTAATTCAAACACATAAAAAACTTACTCTACTGCAGTAGTGGCCGCCTTGCCAGTCTAGTAACATGACACATCAATCAGTGACATTAGCAGCTGAGCAGATATacaaacataaactttaaaaaaattccctgtaaaaCCATATCATTTTCTGTATTCAGATacaccagtttaatttttataagctacCAAAAGTGTATATTTCAATTCTAATCACTCTGTATTACCAGAGGTTGATAACCTGGaaatgtttagattaaaaaaacatgtgtaaTTAAGAGTAAGAATTAAGCAAACAATCCAAATTATAACactaataagttaaattaaaaacgattgaacacattatatttttaaataaacaactttacCAGTTCTTCCTGTTTAATTTGATAttgttcttccttttttataaacatcaaatcTTCATAGTTACAGTTTTTATCTAAACTTAAAggatcattttcttcttttataggaaacactgtgtataatttattatgatctaTTCCCTGCAACAGAAAGATTTCATACactacagtaatattaaaataagtttctgttctgagttaaccgctagaccaacctgttgggctaaattatacaataaaatagaaattagtcAATAACTAAGTGTCTTTTACATCAGCTAGAAATGACTAACCAAAAACTACATTTTTCCCTCCcccagtgaaattttaattatatttcttttacttacacAATCATACTCCATGTCTTCattatattgtgaaaataaacattctgtttcATCAGGTATGCTTTCTTCTAATTCTGTTTTAACATCAATAGAAGTCTTTAATGGAActtcatcaaaaaatgtattattaatggatgcattcattttctgtaaaaaatgaaaaaataaaataaaataacaaccaaatttttattcacttaaacctgaaaaatacaaacaatagcTACGCTGAATACAACTTTTCCACAGGTTTTGAGCTTTTAACACAGTAGCCTtcttttttaccttaattattttacttttaaaaggtaTGATGGActctataaaattgtatttttctaataaaatgaagaaacaaaaaccacaaaaaagataacaataatatatattcatcacATTTAAATGGCTATATACAATAGTCCAtaactaaatgtaaaatgtaaatctaTTTGGTAGTTTTGTTTGCTTCCTTTAACATTAGGATTgctaatataagaaatatatggtCTATCCTAATAACATAAATTGGTTTAATCTTTcgagtaatttaaaaatcatcagtCCAATTTAAAATGGCTACATATTTCATATACAAAGCAATTTACTAAAATGACAGATGTTAACTTGAGCATAAGTATGAGAGAACATGTGAAAATTATGtagtagcataaaaaaaaatcaatacctaactaaattattaaacataattcaaTCAATTgatcagtattaataatttttctctttcatttaacaaaataaataatacttaatgttaattaataaatatagttacaacggaatacaaatttaaaaagaacaggAATTCTAccacatatacataaatttttttttatgaatagacataaataaataaaacttctgcaTTGGTTTAGGTTTTACAGTTGACTTGTATagatacttacgtattaacgccaccgcagctacagttttatttaatatctgatTGACAAGTAggcaatcggatttcggtggaaaatgggccgatatagagtttaacatagattcaaaacagtctctttattaattttaataaatggttatttataaatataatttaaccaaacttaacctacgctcgctaacccttgactaattaacaggagtgctttgattatttaaataataaataattgcaataataactgaaattattaaataaatactccaaaaattacggtgttaattagtcaaggttagcgagcgaagcgagcataaattaagtttggttaaattatatttataaaataaataaaaccatttattataattaataaagagactgttcattttccaccgaaatccgattgattactttctttttaaataaagctgtagctgcggtggcgttaatacataagtacccttGTGTACTACACAATAATTCAACTACAATAATTCAACAAAGTGCTGACTGATCATATACGACACtatatcgttaaaaagttatttatatacttacataatataatacagtacgtgttaaaaactattaatcaGTTTAAAACTGTACGATCGTAg encodes:
- the LOC142324161 gene encoding uncharacterized protein LOC142324161; its protein translation is MQSVINTVKGTALGVAEYLTPVLKIEYCEEQEKVLEPDDPDGGWVDTHHNDPDDVGLEEKVSEMTFDTKTGKMNASINNTFFDEVPLKTSIDVKTELEESIPDETECLFSQYNEDMEYDCGIDHNKLYTVFPIKEENDPLSLDKNCNYEDLMFIKKEEQYQIKQEELDLADKTIDDSVLENVEDNIQNTKYMTQEV